One window from the genome of Mauremys mutica isolate MM-2020 ecotype Southern chromosome 4, ASM2049712v1, whole genome shotgun sequence encodes:
- the PROX2 gene encoding prospero homeobox protein 2, with protein MNGSCVSEQDGDSSSSGHSGGQKEEPCLQRDSLFSSPSVSIISQLLSQTIANRGLDPNFLFPSSQTTESPQEARDCPSFKEGTSTLTSPLCYTPISSFGDTDQFYNEHLRAKRARVESIIRGMSLSPNPTALGTNEERDRECPVEKRSENYRENKRKQKLPQQQSPHVAQLAVRGRSSAKAEDCRQLKEQLQVLQQQLRQLQEKFLQVYEFSDSDQSHKGMEKTMHLLKGKCGDSLDESCQAAASDQHRTLLWRSISEMEGHKVSEEERRTGDLGELSSEERTFSETLKHELVTVVSQAVDTVLKKVLSKPSGHLAQLYNSLPISVPDSRREDFASEEYSTRKWLPGASSQNLVNSLTEAHTEALSLVMDKSPDFHVHPISSRMARKSCHVPNMNHPLVMTSQVQEKQILSQLLEYSQNGHWNSSSHRIASSPDRCSQESLDLPWRAVKLKSSVMRHQQYPMSLNTAEMESLALLPARKAECGDLQTVMDGMPFSSVPIQEALTPGHLKKAKLMFFFTRYPSSTLLKTYFPDIQFNRCITSQLIKWFSNFREFYYIQMEKFARQAILEEVTDSKHLMVSRDSELFRTLNMHYNKGNDFEVPDRFLEVASMTLREFFSAVRAGKDSDPSWKKPIYKIISKLDSDIPDVFKSSRCLQELVQS; from the exons ATGAATGGGAGCTGTGTCTCTGAGCAGGATGGGGATAGCTCGAGTTCAGGACACTCAGGTGGGCAGAAAGAAGAGCCCTGTCTCCAAAGAGACTCATTGTTCTCTTCCCCCAGTGTGTCCATCATATCACAACTCCTCAGCCAGACAATCGCTAACAGGGGACTGGATCCAAACTTCCTTTTCCCTTCCTCGCAGACAACAGAATCACCCCAGGAAGCCAGGGACTGTCCATCTTTTAAGGAAGGGACATCAACCCTGACCTCCCCTTTGTGCTACACTCCAATCTCCAGTTTTGGTGACACAGACCAGTTCTATAATGAACACTTACGAGCTAAGAGAGCCAGAGTGGAAAGCATTATCCGAGGTATGAGCCTCTCACCAAACCCTACCGCACTTGGTaccaatgaggaaagagacagagaATGCCCTGTGGAGAAAAGAAGCGAGAACTACAGGGAGAACAAGAGAAAGCAGAAGCTTCCCCAGCAACAAAGCCCACATGTAGCACAGCTTGCAGTAAGAGGCAGGAGCAGCGCCAAGGCAGAGGATTGCCGCCAACTGAAGGAACAGCTTCAAGttttgcagcagcagctgaggcagcttCAAGAGAAATTCTTGCAGGTTTATGAGTTCAGTGATTCAGATCAAAGCCACAAAGGGATGGAGAAGACTATGCACTTACTGAAGGGGAAGTGTGGAGACAGTCTAGATGAAAGCTGTCAGGCTGCTGCCAGTGACcaacacagaactcttctttggAGGAGCATCTCAGAGATGGAAGGCCACAAAGTGTCAGAAGAAGAAAGGAGAACGGGGGATCTGGGTGAACTGTCCTCTGAAGAAAGAACCTTTTCTGAGACATTAAAGCATGAGCTAGTCACAGTGGTATCTCAGGCTGTGGACACGGTTTTGAAAAAAGTGTTGTCCAAGCCATCAGGCCATCTGGCTCAGCTGTACAACAGCCTCCCAATCTCAGTGCCAGACAGTAGAAGAGAGGATTTTGCCTCTGAGGAGTACTCCACCAGAAAATGGCTTCCTGGGGCTTCCTCCCAAAATTTGGTAAACTCACTGACTGAAGCCCATACAGAGGCCTTGTCGCTAGTCATGGATAAGTCTCCAGACTTTCATGTTCACCCGATCAGTTCAAGAATGGCTAGAAAATCCTGCCATGTACCTAACATGAATCACCCCTTGGTCATGACTTCTCAAGTTCAAGAAAAACAGATTCTTAGCCAGCTACTAGAGTACAGTCAAAATGGCCATTGGAACAGCAGCTCTCATAGAATTGCCTCTTCCCCAGACCGGTGTTCTCAAGAGTCCCTAGATCTACCTTGGAGAGCAGTCAAATTGAAGTCATCAGTCATGAGACACCAGCAATATCCAATGTCTCTTAATACCGCTGAAATGGAAAGTTTGGCTCTTCTTCCAGCCAGGAAGGCAGAATGTGGAGATCTGCAGACTGTGATGGATGGGATGCCCTTCTCCTCAGTCCCT ATCCAGGAGGCGCTGACCCCTGGCCACCTGAAGAAGGCCAAGCTGATGTTCTTCTTTACTCGCTACCCCAGCTCCACTCTGTTGAAAACCTACTTCCCTGATATCCAG TTCAACCGCTGCATCACTTCCCAGCTCATCAAGTGGTTCAGCAACTTCCGTGAGTTTTACTACATCCAGATGGAGAAGTTTGCCCGACAAGCCATCTTGgaggaagtcacggattccaaaCACCTGATGGTTTCTCGGGACTCTGAGCTCTTCAGGACCCTCAACATGCACTATAACAAGGGGAATGACTTTGAG GTCCCGGATCGCTTCCTGGAGGTTGCTAGCATGACCCTGCGGGAGTTCTTTAGTGCTGTCAGGGCAGGGAAGGACTCTGACCCCTCCTGGAAGAAACCCATttacaaaataatttcaaaactGGACAGTGACATCCCAGATGTGTTTAAATCTTCCCGCTGCCTCCAAGAACTAGTTCAGAGTTAA